TTCGATAAACAATTGTGCTTGCGAAAAGTTGTGTTTACTACATTAAAAAACTGAAGTGCAGGTACCAAGCCGAAAGGTTAAGCGATCTACTTTTCAAGCATACAATCAAGGTTTTCGATGGTTTGGATGACAAACCAACCGCACCACAACGCGTGAAGGAAGGAATGAAGGCGTTTTCAATAAGACCCCAGCAGATCATCATTGAAAGATCCTGCAACAACGATCTGTGTTACCTGGTATTGAACGGTCAGAGGACGGTCGGGAGGTTGGCTACTATCTGTAAATAGACGCACAACTCCGTGATGGCAAGGTCGAGAACGTGCTCTGGAGCTGTGATACAGAATAACTACAAGCCAGGTGTGTGTGTAGGCGATGACATGATAACAAGAGATTTGGAAAAAGGATTTAACAACAAACTATCCAACGCCCGAGGGGGCTCAAGCTGCGGCGATGACTAGCCATCGCCGCGCTCCTTCCGCCACCGTACGGTACGCTACATGTTAATCTTCTGGGCTTTGTGGCTTCTAGTTACGTGGGTGTTTATTTTGCATCATCTCTTCGGAAAAGTAAAGCGACAAATCTTCTATATCGATCAACGTGGCGTCCTGGCTCATCTGCAGCTCGTCGCGCTCCATCAGCAGCTGCACCAGCTCGTCATTCAACAGTTCTATATACCTCTGTAAGTCGTTAACAATAACTTGTAGTTGAGCGATGTTCAAGTTGGTGAGGAACTGGCGCGAGACGCGCCGTTTGTCCTCCTGCAGCTGGCAGCCCGCCTTCTGGACCGCCGTCCGGATCACCTCGGTGACGGAGTGGTGGGGGTGCGGCGTACCCGACTCGTCGTCGTACTCCACGGTGTTGCAGTTGTCGTCCgcgtacgacgacgacgacgatgatgtgCTCGGATACTCGACGTGGAACTGCATGTGCTGAAGCGACTGAAGCTGGGACTCTTGAAGCGCGTAGTTCGCCTTCCAAACGTCCATGATGTCGATCATTTCTTCATCCTCATGCTCGTACGAATCGGGGGAGTGAAAATCTCTCTCCACCACGGTGATGTTATCGGATCCTTTGTGAAGCACTGCTGTGGGTTCGTACTTTTTCTGCACGCACTCCATCTTTGCTGTTTCGAGTTCCGACGTTACGCGCTTACTCGGTGGTTTCCGCTGGAGAACTCGATATCGCCATCGTTTGCGGGCCGCAGGCCGTCAACTTGCACCACAAAGCACTTGGGATATTCGCTGGGCAACGTCTAGATTACAGCGATGGAATCGCTTCGCTCCATTGAAAACTTTGCTTCTTCTGGAACAGTTTTCCACGAAAGAAAGTGCGCATGCTCGCGTCCTCGAgtattgctgctgctgcggtccTCTTCAAGCAGATGACACTCTCTGATATCCTGTGCCGCCTGATACGGCCTGATATCCGCGTTGGTGGTGACGTGTGCGTTGGCGGAACGACAAATCGATGAACTCTGAATAATGGATGTGCGAGACTCGGTGGCAGCAGTTCAACCAATCTCGGATTTCCGTTACAATCACCGTGTAGTTCCTTTGTCTGAACCTCAAGCGAACCACCTTGCCTGACGCAACGGTCTACTTCAAGTTCCAGCTACAGTTCACGACACTGACCCTCGTAACACTGTTCGGTCATCGGCGTACTACTAATTGCAATCCCTTTATGCAACTGACCGCACGAAACAACAATGCAGCGCGCTGGTCGATTATCCCGAGGGTGTCACCGTTGTTATCCCACCACCACGTCGTAAATAGACTGACGTCGGCGACCCACGTGAACCTCCCCACACCACAAAGCGGTTGACCTTGAGGACATGCGCGCAAGCGCAGAAACGACGTCGTCACAAGACTCGAGACAGACTGTCGCTTCGAGACCATTCCggcgaaaacaacaacaatgtatCGGAACGCCATCAACGATCCGCACCAGTGTCGGCTGTGCCTTCGGGTGTGCGAGGACGCCTTCCTGGAGAGCATCTTCAGCGAGAGCGAGTACAGCATCGCGCACCAGATCTTCGAGTGCACCTCGATCCGGGTGACCCGCCAGGACAACCTGACCAAGATCTGCAGCAACTGCGCGGCGCTGCTGTTCGTGACCACCGAGTTCCGGAACGCGTGCTTCAAGACGAACCGCCTGCTGGCGGAGGACTTTGTCATCCTGGAGGTGGGCGAGTGGACGGAGCCGGCAAGCCGGGCCGCGCTCGCCGAGTGCTCCCAGCTGATTGTGAAGCACCGGCAGCAGGTGGACTATCTGTACGCGAGCGTCGTCCCGGACTCGGAGGCGTACCTGGCTGGATCGCTGGCGATCGAGCGGGAGCTGTTCAACTCGGCGACGGAAAAGGAGCAGAAGCTGGTGAACGACGGGGACGGTCGAGCTGAAGCGAGGCTTGTCAGCGCAGAGCTGGAAGCGGAAGAACCCGATCCGGAGATCATTCAGGAAATCACCAAGTTCTTGGAGGAGCAGCAAACCATCGACGGTGGGAACCTCTGCGAGATCTGCAGGTTGGACGATGCGAAGCCAGGGGAAGTCGAGAAGAACAAACGTCAACAACGCGTCTGTGGAATGTGCCAGCAGATGATCTGTCTTGTAAGTGCTTGGCAGAGCTTGGCACGACGAAGCGGTAGGAGACGCCCGGCGACGAACGCTTCAACCAGACTGCAAACGATACAGGAAGCGCTGAGGCACGTTTCGAAGCTTCTGGATGGACTGCAGGCTCTCCTTCGGAAGAGCGACACTGTAAAACCAGCAATCAAGCAGAAAACTTCAAGAAATCGGAAGAAAGTCACCTGCACGCAATGTGGCAAGCAGGTTGACAGCTGGAAGCTGAAGGCACATCTGAACGAGCATGAAGCCAAGAAACCCTTCCGGTGCGAGCAGCCGGGCTGCGACAGTGCGTTCAGCGGAGCCGACCTGTTGAGGCGACACCGCAAGGTGTGGCACACCGACCACTTCTACAAGAGCTGCCCGAGCTGCGGCAAGCGGTGCAAGACGCAGGGCATCTACAAGACGCACGTGTCGTACCACGAGGAGCCGAAGCTGCCGTGCGAGGTGTGCGGGAAGCTGATGCGGAACCAGTAGGTCTTCATACTCGCGTTGTTCAGAACATCAAACGAGTTTTTCTTCTTTCAGACGCGCCATGTGGAAGCACCGCAAGTCGCACGAGAGTCCCGAGCAGCGGAAGCATGTGTGCGAGGTGTGCGGCAAGCGGTTTGCGGTGGCGTACACGCTGCGGGTTCACCGCCGGACGCACACCAACGAGAAACCGTATCCGTGTGGGAGCTGCGAGAAGCGGTTCCAGTACAAGTGCTTGCTCAAGAATCACGTCGAGAGGCATCACAAGGGGGAGGTTGAGGGAGCGAAGAGGGCGGAATAAAGAGACGATGGATCCGATTTTCCTTTCTTGGTTGATCATTTTGTGGGTCCTAGATCTTGTCAATGTTCACCGACAAAGAACTTATAGCTTCTCTTCTCCGGATCAGCGTTTTTTTGGAAACCACTCGTCAGGTATCAGTGCTATcccaataatatttttcttttacgACTTCTTCATCTATcttattaacattccaactctGGTTCTTGGGcatagatttgatcaaatcaataACTAGTAAAAAGAATCGTCCGCAGAATCGGTAATTTTGATGCGACTCCGGCTTCTGAAAATTTAGCATCTTTTCCGAGATCTTTCCAAAAGATCCGACACCAACAGCAACTCccatacataccataccaatcagcatagcgccgatagcgcaccaggtacgcgtgctgtagcaagaagacgcttccatctttctcggtcttgtgctgctactctccaatttcccaggttacagatcttacggatatcaccattcacttgatctTCCCACCAGCGCGGCCAAAtagcagtctgacaggctggctcTCGTCCATAGATAGAGGACAACtggtctaatcagtgttttgtacatcgtcagctttgggcttccgtaatccgaagtaggcacgattcccagcaaaaatacAAGTCCGGATCTttttgctggtgtcgttgtcggcggataccagcgatcccaagtacacgaactccttcagtcgggtgtagaTAGGCCATCACCTTGCCACAGCCCTCAgcgtgatccaaagggttccgccgagtcagtttatccggaaatccgttctcgtgcatgatctgccatagctgctcgcggtcgactgaACCAAAGGCCGCCTTCGATTtaatcgatgaagatgtgatgtgtggtcacgttgtactcacgacatttctcgaggatctatCGGAGACAAATATTAGGTCCCAACAACTCCCATACAAAGTTGttgaataaggctttctaggcccagtgaaaaaaatataatttaactcaaaaatgacgaactcctcgtcacagtgtcctgatgcaaacaatgatcgagctgtagctgtcacagccctgcgaagtatgttggctaacatatcgggcagtcagtcaaataaaccagctagaagtcgcttgacaaaaaaaatttgctagaaagagataggaaacctgatgcaaacaaacgcccagctgtcatgtaaacatactttgaatgtgttggtaaatttctgactagaaagccttatattaGAATACTCCGACTAGGGATCTTAAATTTATGTAACTCCGACTGCTGAAGATTTAGCGACTCCAACTTCATTAACCTTCTCGTAGAACTTCCGCGCGTAGAATTTCCTCCAACCGGACAACGTGCGTCCCACAAAACAATCCGTCTCCCGGGCCAGCGTCCTCTCACCCACGGCAAAAACAACGGTGCGGTGCTGACTGCTTTTGACAGCAAAACAAACGTCAAGCGCAGCAAAATCGGCCGACCCCTTGCGATGCGCCGCCGCTCTCGCGTtgttgttgtcgtcgtcgtttcgGCGGGTGCATAGTTTTGCGTTTCTTGCCGGAGGAAAGGCTGCGTAATTTGACACTTCAGCTGTTTACATGCGGATGTGTTCAGATTttgacgccatcttgaattattGTTCCtgtcaaagtttgacagttgcaCAGGTTGGGTTATGTTGGGTCGGTTGGGTCCGCTGTCAAGTTCAAACAGGttcaaacgctgaaaaaagCCTCTCCCCCTTTTACGTGGATCGagttgtgtttttgttgttgcattCTTCGCCGCGCTGTCATCGCgagaagagaagaaaaaaaacacaattttttcctCCTCCGTCGTctttttacatcaaaatttAATGCACATCTCGGTGCTGCTGCTGTGTACTTTCAGCTTGCGCGTACgcgaacccaaaaaaaaaaacgagtacaGAGCTCTTGCAGAGGAAGGAAGTGAAGTGAGCAGGAAATCTGGCaggaaaaatcgaatttttccCTGCgctgaaaattagacattttattttttcttgcgtTGACCACATCCGGGCGGCGTAACCGTGTTGGGGCTGCTGTTTTGTGTGGGCTTTTCCGTGCTGTGCCTGTGCGCCGCAGCAGCTGTGACCTTTGGCATTCTCCGGGACTGGATTCCTGCCCAGCTTGCTCCGTGGAGGGCGGCCATCCGTGACGGAACGACGACGAAGGCGAAGGAAATGGGCGAGCACGGTGTGGTGGAGCAGCCGGAAGATGCTGGCGCTGCTGGATCCGGAACGGCGTCGTCGTCTTCCGAGCAGGAACAGCTGCGCGAAATCTGCCAGCTGCTGTGGGGCACCTCGGTCCGGCAGGAGGTGTTCCGGCGGTGGTCCCAGGGCTTCGAGTTTAGCGCTGGCGAACCGGCGGCCCTGGTCCAGCGGGACGGCGGTCCGTGTTGTGTAATCGCACCGGTGCAGGCGTACCTGCTCAAGATTCTGCTGATGGAGACTCCCGGACACAGCTTTAGTGATGTAAGTGTTGTCGATGTTGGCACGGGATTGACGAGAGAAAGGGGAAAAAACGTCTCCATGAAACAGGCGGAATGATGACCTTGGCTTACAGGTTTGCACCTGTGAATTTGTTGCTGAAACAAGTGTCTCAAATGAATCACTGTCACAAAAGCTAAGAAATCTCCAACTTGTTAGATCTTTAAAGAATTCAAAACATCGACTTAACATTCAATTTCTGCGAAGAGAGACCGACGTCAACCAAAAACAGTTTGATGTAGGGCAAGCCCTTCGCAACTGGGATCTCTTAAAAAGTGACAGCGGTTTGTTTACCACGGTAAAAGCGTACACGCTGACACAGAAATACTcaattttgctttaatttttaaacaaaatttccggAAATAACCTCAACGACCCTGTCCCTTCCAGCTGACCCCGGACAAGTGCAAAACGCTGCTCATCCAGGCCATCTGCCAGATCCTGATGAAGTGCAAGTCGTCCAAGTACCGGATCGTGAGCCTGAAAGCGCGCCAGTCGGGAGCCACTGCCGGAAGTTCGTCAGCCGCGGCCGCGGCCCTTCCCGTCGCGGAGGAGGACGGCGACGCCGAAATGGTGGACGCCCTCGAGAATCTTCCACCGGCGAGCGGCGGCGGCGCCGAAGACGTCGAGCTGGGACTGGACGCGGCGACCGCTGCGGACGTTTCGGGCACTTCCGGCGCGCGGTCCGAACCGTGGACGCCGGAAGCGTTCCACGAGCGGCTCTGCGTCACCGAGCTCGACTCGATCGACGACGTGGAAAAGTATTACTCGGAGCAGTTCCCGGTGCTCGCGGACGAGTGCGGCGTGCTGCTCCTGCTGTACACCGTGCTGCTGACCAAGGTGAGGCGCACTTCCGGCCTTGTTTGTACTAGTTTCTTACCGGGGTTTTTCCTTCCAGGGTCTCGAGTGCGTGGTGAGTGAGGTCTCGGACACGTCGGAACCGCTGATACACGGCACGTACGGGTACGGCAGCCAGGCGCTGATCAATCTCATGCTGACCGGACACGCCGTTCCCTACGTCTGGGACAACGAGCAGGACGTCGGCGGGCTGAGTGAGTCCGACGCCACCTTCCGCGCCATTTCCCCCCAACTAACCCCTCCTTTTTTCCAGAGCTGAAGGGCATCACACAGCAGTCGGACATCGGCTTTATCACGCTGATGGAGCAGATGCAGTACTGCACGGTCGGCTTCTTCTACAAGAACCCCAAGTGTCCGGTCTGGGTGATGGGCTCGGAGACGCACCTGACGGTGCTGTTCAGCAGCGAGAGGCGCCTGGTGGCGCCGGAAACGCCCAGCGAGGTGGCGCGGCGCGTCTTCCGGCAGTTCGACACCGAGGGGAGCAACTTTATCCCGAGCCCGCTGCTGCAGGACGTGCTGTGCGCGCTGGATCTCGTGAGCGAGCCGGAATAGTAAGTAGGGATGGGGGGCGTGGGCAGGTTCCGGACCAGGTGGCCGATCCCGGAACCGATCAGAACCATAGCAATATGGGTGTAAAACTTCATGATTTTTCTCAACAATTTCGATGGAATGACTTTCAAGATCGAAAGTGGTCTCGGACATTCTGTAGCAGGTTCCGGACCAGGTGGCCAATTCCGGAACCGATCAGAACCatagcaatatgggtgtcaaacttcatgatttttctcaaaaaaatcaatggaatGACTTACAAGACCGAAAGTGGTCACGGACATTATGTAACAGGTTCCGGATTAGGTGGCCAATTCCGGAACCGTCCAGAACCATATCAATATGGGTGTTaaacttcatgatttttgattacGATGTCGATTAAGTATCTTTTAAGACCAAAAGTGGCCACCGACACTTTGTAGCAGGTTCCGGACCAGGTGGCCAATACCGGAACCGACCAGAACCatagcaatatgggtgtcaaacttcatgatttttctcaaaaaaatcgaTGGAATGACTTTCAAGATCGAAAGTGGTCGCGGACATTCTGTAGCAGGTTCCGGACCGGGAGGCCAATACCGGAACCGACTAGAACCATAGCAAtgtgggtgtcaaacttcatatttttttctcaaaaatttcgaTGAAACGAATTTCAGGATCGAAAGTGGTCGCGGTCATTCTGTAGCAGGTTCCGGACCGGGTGGCCAATCCCGGAACTAAACAGAACCGTAGCAATATGGGTGTAAAACTTCATGATTTTTCTCAACAATTTCGATGATGACTTTCAAGATCGAAAGTGATCTCGGTCATTCTGTAGCAGGTTCCGGACCAGGTGGCCAATCCCGGAACCGACCAGAACCatagcaatatgggtgtcaaacttcatgatttttcTCAACAATTTCGATGGAATGACTTTCAAGATCGAAAGTGGTCGCGGACATTCTGTAGCAGGTTCCGGACCGGGAGGCCAATACCGGAACCGACTAGAACCatagcaatatgggtgtcaaacttcataattttttctcaaaaatttcgaTGAAACGAATTTCAGGATCGAAAGTGGTCGCGGTCATTCTGTAGCAGGTTCCGGACCGGGTGGCCAATCCCGGAACTAAACAGAACCGTAGCAATATGGGTGTAAAACTTCACGATTTTTCTCAACAATATCGATGGAATGACTTTCAAGATCGAAAGTGGTCTCGGACATTCTGTAGCAGGTTCCGGACCAGGTGGCCAATTCCGGAACCGAACAGAACCatagcaatatgggtgtcaaacttcatgatttttcTCAACAATATCGATGGAATGACTTTCAAGATCGAAAGTGGTCTCGGACATTCTGTAGCAGGTTCCGGACCAGGTGGCCAATCCCGGAACCGACCAGAACCatagcaatatgggtgtcaaacttcatgatttttcCGCCCCCTCTTTTTCAGCGTGGACCTGATGCGCAAGAAGCTGGACCCGGAGTGCCTCGGCATCATCCTGCTGAACGACTTCATGTACGAGTTCTTCCCGACGGAGAAGAAGTCGATGCCGGACACGTTCGACCTGCTGCACTACAACGGCATCCCGAACTCGAACGGCGAGAACCGGGTGCGCTTCAACAAGGGCCACGCCATCCTGCTCGAGAGCGACGTGCGGATGTGCAACCCGTCCGATCCGATGCTGACCTGCCTGCAGACCAAGTGGCCCAACATCGAGGTCAACTGGGCGAACGCGCGGACGCCGTCGCTGAATTGACCAGATTCGTCGTCGCCCGTGCCGCTACGCGTTGTTACTGTTTGAGCGCTACTCTTACTTCTAGGGAGGACAGAgtgaaggaggaggaggaggaacaaTAAGATTGCAGGGGAGGAAGAAAGTTAAGTTATTTGAAAGGAGAAAAAGAGAGAAATACGAACGCTTTTACACACGGACCGATGTGTACCGGCGTCAGAACCCTAGAGATCGTAACAATCCCAAATAACTGGCAGTCACAGTTTAGAATATGAAGCTCTCACAGACTCACACTCACAGgcaaccaatcacacaaaaggAAAAACTAATCTCTTGCAGCAGTAAACTGAAtgaaaagaagtaaaaaaataatgttttaaaccGGCACACGCGACACAATCGTGAAATTAACAGttttagcttgttttttttataattaaaatttgcTCTGACAGTAGAACACATAAATTAGCACTTGGAAGGCCGCTTTGAAACTCCTGTTTTTCCCCCTTTCTCTCTCAACAATAGAACAATAGAACCAGTTCAATAAAACTCAAACcaaataagatttaaaaaaaaaagaagccatCAATGAATCACAGATCACACAAACACAGATTGTTCCGCGTGTTTATGGATATTTTCCCCGGTGTTTTCAAGATCCTCTGCCCTCTTCATCCCAGAAAATGCTTCCAGCGAAGAAGCGATCCCCCAGAATAACACAATTCCAAaccaatttacaaaaaaaaaaaaaacaaaaacaaaattctcaCAGACAAACGTAGCTGAAGAATCGATTCGACAACAACCCCCTCTCTCTCCTCTTTTTAGTAGAGAAGGCAAATTCGCGTAAACGAAATCAAAGATACTGTGTACCCGAGTGGAATGATCGAAAATATATATGATTAACTAATATCTAATTAGAGCGAGTTGGTTTAATTTTGGGCGAATTTATAATTGGAAATGGAAAGAACCTCCCTTTTTAACGTTTCAACGATttatctttgcggtaaacttttgAACAGTAGGACTGGCCGCTGTAACGTCATCAAATATATTAGCCCGTTTTGTTGGTGCACTCTAAAATATTTAACTATCGagttcgaaacatttttttaataacgttGAATAAAGTACGGtacggagatcggaaggaacgcggtcaagaaaagTTTCCCGTTCTTTACGTGACCTCCTCCACGAAAAGTTAACAGTTCGGTCTGTGCGCGTTTGACGGTGCGGTGCTTGAGGTTCTTGGGAGGAAAAATTAAAaggaataaaatattcaaaagtcaaattcaaaaattaaagaattttaacattaatgagtctaaaaaatcaaaatccgaaaaaaacgaaaaaaaaaatcatgaattttaaaatttaaaacacccAGGGTTGTAAcggatggcgcgtatcgcgcggatctggcgcggatttgctggctaattttgctcaggcgcggatttcgcgcggatagcaattttgatgagaacgatagaatttcttt
This is a stretch of genomic DNA from Culex pipiens pallens isolate TS chromosome 1, TS_CPP_V2, whole genome shotgun sequence. It encodes these proteins:
- the LOC120422448 gene encoding zinc finger protein 391-like, giving the protein MYRNAINDPHQCRLCLRVCEDAFLESIFSESEYSIAHQIFECTSIRVTRQDNLTKICSNCAALLFVTTEFRNACFKTNRLLAEDFVILEVGEWTEPASRAALAECSQLIVKHRQQVDYLYASVVPDSEAYLAGSLAIERELFNSATEKEQKLVNDGDGRAEARLVSAELEAEEPDPEIIQEITKFLEEQQTIDGGNLCEICRLDDAKPGEVEKNKRQQRVCGMCQQMICLVSAWQSLARRSGRRRPATNASTRLQTIQEALRHVSKLLDGLQALLRKSDTVKPAIKQKTSRNRKKVTCTQCGKQVDSWKLKAHLNEHEAKKPFRCEQPGCDSAFSGADLLRRHRKVWHTDHFYKSCPSCGKRCKTQGIYKTHVSYHEEPKLPCEVCGKLMRNQRAMWKHRKSHESPEQRKHVCEVCGKRFAVAYTLRVHRRTHTNEKPYPCGSCEKRFQYKCLLKNHVERHHKGEVEGAKRAE
- the LOC120422447 gene encoding ubiquitin carboxyl-terminal hydrolase MINDY-3 homolog: MGEHGVVEQPEDAGAAGSGTASSSSEQEQLREICQLLWGTSVRQEVFRRWSQGFEFSAGEPAALVQRDGGPCCVIAPVQAYLLKILLMETPGHSFSDLTPDKCKTLLIQAICQILMKCKSSKYRIVSLKARQSGATAGSSSAAAAALPVAEEDGDAEMVDALENLPPASGGGAEDVELGLDAATAADVSGTSGARSEPWTPEAFHERLCVTELDSIDDVEKYYSEQFPVLADECGVLLLLYTVLLTKGLECVVSEVSDTSEPLIHGTYGYGSQALINLMLTGHAVPYVWDNEQDVGGLKLKGITQQSDIGFITLMEQMQYCTVGFFYKNPKCPVWVMGSETHLTVLFSSERRLVAPETPSEVARRVFRQFDTEGSNFIPSPLLQDVLCALDLVSEPEYVDLMRKKLDPECLGIILLNDFMYEFFPTEKKSMPDTFDLLHYNGIPNSNGENRVRFNKGHAILLESDVRMCNPSDPMLTCLQTKWPNIEVNWANARTPSLN